The following DNA comes from Acholeplasma equirhinis.
AGCATCAAGAACACTTGGCGTTTTGATCTGTCTAATACTTCATTTAAGTCAACATATTGGTAAGCTTTTGCATCCGCAACAACGCCATTATGTACACCATTTTGAGTTAAGTTATTGAGTTCGCCTTTATTGACTTTCTTATATGAAATATTGTTGTTTGTTAAAAATTCTAAGAATTTGATATCTTGGAATTTTTCATCCACATACATTGTATATATGGGCCTTTTATTTAAGACTGCTTCTCTTATGACGTTTTTTCCATAAATTATCATTTTTATAAAGCCTTTCTTGATAAAAGCGCGTCTATATCGCGCTTTTAATTTTATTTCATATCAGAGATGACGTTAACTGTCTTTCTTGCAACTGCTTTTAACCACTTGAGTAAATTCGTTAAGATAAACATCATTGGATAAGATGAATAGATTAGGACAATAAGTAGCAGAATTTGAGGTAACTCAAACGGTGTTGATCTTGTCACATTCTGAATTTGTAAGATTGGTGTGTATTCTAGTAACTCTGGTAATAGGAAGATTGCAAAAATTGCAATCGTTAAGGTACCAAAGAACATGACAGCACGCTTCGTATTCATCGGCCTTGAAACCGTGAATAACACCATGAATGCAACTGCTGTTGCTGAAATACCAATTAAGGAAGCAATACCTTGTTCACCTTCAACTGTATGTAAGAATAGTCCAAGGTCACCAGCGAGCGCATAAATAATTAATGCGTTAAATAAAACAACTAATGCACCAGGTAAGGAATCTTTAATAATCTTACTTAAGAATTTACCTGTAATACGTTTATTATTGTATTCGAGTGCAAGTACAAACGATGGAATTGCAATAACTAAGAACTCCATAATGAGTAAATGTGAAGGTTTGAGAGGATAAATGGCATCAAAGCCCATTAATCCACGGATAATGATTGTAATTGATAAAAGAATTGTAAATATTGTTTTGGTTAAATAAAGTTTAGAAACTTTAGCAATGTTGTTGATGACACGTCTACCTTCAGAAACGACTTTAGGCATAGATGCAAAGTTAGAATCCATTAAGACAAGGTGTGATACATTACGTGCGGCTTCACTACCTGATGCCATCGCAACAGATGTATCTGCTTCCTTTAACGCTAAGATATCATTAACACCATCACCAGTCATCGCAACCACGTGACCATTATTTTTCATTGATTCGATTAATAATCTCTTTTGATGTGGAGATACACGACCAAAGACTGTATATTTATTGGCAACTCTAACAACTTCTTTATCTGACATACCATCTAAAGAAATGTATTGATCTGCATTATTAATACCAGCTCTTTGAGAAATTCTTGAAACTGTTAATGGGTTATCCCCTGAAATAACAACAACATTGACACCATTGTCTTTGAAATATTGAATAGTATCCGGTGCATCGGCACGGATTGTATCTTCAATCATAATTAAAGCAACCGGTGTAATCTTACCTTGAAGTTCTTTACCTTGAATTGGTTGATCACTATGTGCAATCACTAAGACACGGTAACCTTCTTGAGCTTGTTTTTCAACTTCTCTTGAAATTAAGTGATATGAATCTCTTAATACAAACTCAGGTGCACCAAGTGCAAACGTACCAAATTTATCAAACTCAACGGCTGAAAATTTACGTGCACTTGAAAATGGAATTAAAGCTTTATGACGAATACGTTTTTGCAATCCAAATCTTTCACTTAAAGCTTCGCTTGTTAAATTGGTATCATTTTGAGCATTTAACATTGCTGA
Coding sequences within:
- a CDS encoding HAD-IC family P-type ATPase, coding for MAKNSQNELLALLEEANQAEPTKKEKHKGPKTIQVEEPLQMTGDPLGLIQPKNQPKEAKLPSRVKSKNDIVIERYNPEVHVGLTTDDVEQRQLAGLVNLSAKGSTKTIGSIIFSNVFTFFNMLILAIVVLLVWSGASIAQTTSLVIAAINTVIGILQEVNAKKMIDKLSLLSAPTALVVRDALEQEISIEDVVIDEILKLTSGKQIIVDAVVREGSVEVNESLLTGESDPIIKKAGDTLYSGSYVISGSCYAQATAIGNDIYIEKLTNQAKKYKKPKSDIFKSLKYIITTVGIIIIPIGVTLYWLAPGEWDDIAFIGPNIVKSAGAMLGMIPSGLFLLTSVALAVGVVRLGQNNTLVQELYCIEMLARIDTLCLDKTGTITDGTMTVKSVIEYEQVPGLPLKQLVSAMLNAQNDTNLTSEALSERFGLQKRIRHKALIPFSSARKFSAVEFDKFGTFALGAPEFVLRDSYHLISREVEKQAQEGYRVLVIAHSDQPIQGKELQGKITPVALIMIEDTIRADAPDTIQYFKDNGVNVVVISGDNPLTVSRISQRAGINNADQYISLDGMSDKEVVRVANKYTVFGRVSPHQKRLLIESMKNNGHVVAMTGDGVNDILALKEADTSVAMASGSEAARNVSHLVLMDSNFASMPKVVSEGRRVINNIAKVSKLYLTKTIFTILLSITIIIRGLMGFDAIYPLKPSHLLIMEFLVIAIPSFVLALEYNNKRITGKFLSKIIKDSLPGALVVLFNALIIYALAGDLGLFLHTVEGEQGIASLIGISATAVAFMVLFTVSRPMNTKRAVMFFGTLTIAIFAIFLLPELLEYTPILQIQNVTRSTPFELPQILLLIVLIYSSYPMMFILTNLLKWLKAVARKTVNVISDMK